A section of the Lineus longissimus chromosome 1, tnLinLong1.2, whole genome shotgun sequence genome encodes:
- the LOC135495892 gene encoding alanine racemase-like isoform X3, with protein sequence MNETSLLQDESESGGDVFAHVGRCIIAVIKTAAYGHGSQVVGKHLRAIGVERLAVATAGEGALLRKANIAGPIHVFGNAHPIEAKDLLTHDLIPTVSSRDFIKQWSKLLKKESCRCRRNSVRDSDKGTGIIENGLGHVFDVCCHGKVAIKVDTGMSRNGIKPKDLDDFVEITFYMQLCDEEGVEVDSIFTHFSKSANDHSWTHEQLEKFLKVAAPYRSRGVKLHVANSGAVLNGYGTDLDFVRPGLALYGLMSSHDLKNVDGPTDLEVQGGDIGLQPALAWLAKPTLVKTLMPGRIIGYNNTYRTEKEEVIATISVGYGDGFSRGFSNNGYVKIQDGHHYPVVGVVSMDAITVRTDSLDDVNKTFYLMSDDFDANTSIFARARQLGTVTYNILTDLSVRIPRVYFRDGKLHSIVKDITDMY encoded by the exons ATGAATGAAACCTCTTTACTCCAAGATGAATCTGAATCGGGCGGTGACGTATTCGCCCATGTTGGTCGCT GCATCATTGCAGTCATAAAGACAGCTGCCTATGGTCATGGCAGTCAAGTCGTCGGGAAGCACCTTAGAGCCATCGGTGTTGAGAGACTGGCAGTTGCCACAGCTGGAGAAGGGGCTCTCCTCAGAAAAGCAAACATAGCGGgaccaatacatgtatttg GTAATGCACATCCAATCGAAGCCAAAGACCTCTTGACGCATGATCTGATACCAACTGTGAGTTCAAGAGATTTCATCAAACAGTGGAGTAAACTGTTGAAGAAGGAGAGCTGCAGGTGTAGAAGAAATTCTGTTAGGGACAGTGACAAAGGAACAGGCATAATAGAAAATGGCCTGggacatgttttt GATGTGTGTTGCCATGGCAAGGTGGCCATCAAGGTCGACACTGGAATGTCAAGAAACGGCATCAAACCGAAGGACTTGGATGATTTTGTAGAG ATAACTTTCTACATGCAGCTGTGTGACGAGGAGGGTGTGGAAGTGGACAGCATCTTCACTCATTTCTCAAAATCTGCCAATGATCATAGTTGGACACACGAGCAGCTGGAGAAGTTCTTGAAAGTGGCGGCACCATACAG GTCTAGAGGGGTTAAACTACACGTTGCCAACTCCGGTGCCGTTCTGAATGGTTATGGAACGGACCTGGACTTCGTGAGACCCGGCCTCGCCCTTTATGGTCTGATGTCAAGCCATGATTTGAAAA aTGTGGATGGACCAACAGACCTTGAAGTTCAAGGTGGTGACATTGGCCTTCAACCAGCCTTAGCCTGGTTAGCCAAACCAACATTGGTGAAAACGCTAATGCCTGGCAGAATCATCGGCTACAACAACACCTACAG GACGGAGAAGGAAGAAGTTATTGCTACAATCAGTGTTGGTTATGGAGACGGATTTTCAAGAGGTTTTTCAAACAATGGCTATgtaaaaattcaagatggccaccactaCCCAGTCGTTGGTGTCGTTTCGATGGACGCAATAACAGTGCGAACTGATAGTTTAGACGATGTGAATAAAACCTTTTATCTGATGTCAGacgattttgatgcaaataCGTCAATTTTTGCTCGGGCAAGGCAGCTTGGAACAGTAACTTAcaatattttgacagatttAAGTGTGAGAATACCAAGGGTATATTTCAGGGATGGGAAATTGCACAGCATTGTCAAAGATATCACAGATATGTATTGA
- the LOC135495892 gene encoding alanine racemase-like isoform X1: MNETSLLQDESESGGDVFAHVGRCTYLRINLDAITRNVEYIRARCAQHTGIIAVIKTAAYGHGSQVVGKHLRAIGVERLAVATAGEGALLRKANIAGPIHVFGNAHPIEAKDLLTHDLIPTVSSRDFIKQWSKLLKKESCRCRRNSVRDSDKGTGIIENGLGHVFDVCCHGKVAIKVDTGMSRNGIKPKDLDDFVEITFYMQLCDEEGVEVDSIFTHFSKSANDHSWTHEQLEKFLKVAAPYRSRGVKLHVANSGAVLNGYGTDLDFVRPGLALYGLMSSHDLKNVDGPTDLEVQGGDIGLQPALAWLAKPTLVKTLMPGRIIGYNNTYRTEKEEVIATISVGYGDGFSRGFSNNGYVKIQDGHHYPVVGVVSMDAITVRTDSLDDVNKTFYLMSDDFDANTSIFARARQLGTVTYNILTDLSVRIPRVYFRDGKLHSIVKDITDMY; encoded by the exons ATGAATGAAACCTCTTTACTCCAAGATGAATCTGAATCGGGCGGTGACGTATTCGCCCATGTTGGTCGCTGTACGTACCTCAGGATAAACCTTGATGCCATCACCCGCAATGTGGAATACATCAGAGCAAGATGCGCGCAACATACGG GCATCATTGCAGTCATAAAGACAGCTGCCTATGGTCATGGCAGTCAAGTCGTCGGGAAGCACCTTAGAGCCATCGGTGTTGAGAGACTGGCAGTTGCCACAGCTGGAGAAGGGGCTCTCCTCAGAAAAGCAAACATAGCGGgaccaatacatgtatttg GTAATGCACATCCAATCGAAGCCAAAGACCTCTTGACGCATGATCTGATACCAACTGTGAGTTCAAGAGATTTCATCAAACAGTGGAGTAAACTGTTGAAGAAGGAGAGCTGCAGGTGTAGAAGAAATTCTGTTAGGGACAGTGACAAAGGAACAGGCATAATAGAAAATGGCCTGggacatgttttt GATGTGTGTTGCCATGGCAAGGTGGCCATCAAGGTCGACACTGGAATGTCAAGAAACGGCATCAAACCGAAGGACTTGGATGATTTTGTAGAG ATAACTTTCTACATGCAGCTGTGTGACGAGGAGGGTGTGGAAGTGGACAGCATCTTCACTCATTTCTCAAAATCTGCCAATGATCATAGTTGGACACACGAGCAGCTGGAGAAGTTCTTGAAAGTGGCGGCACCATACAG GTCTAGAGGGGTTAAACTACACGTTGCCAACTCCGGTGCCGTTCTGAATGGTTATGGAACGGACCTGGACTTCGTGAGACCCGGCCTCGCCCTTTATGGTCTGATGTCAAGCCATGATTTGAAAA aTGTGGATGGACCAACAGACCTTGAAGTTCAAGGTGGTGACATTGGCCTTCAACCAGCCTTAGCCTGGTTAGCCAAACCAACATTGGTGAAAACGCTAATGCCTGGCAGAATCATCGGCTACAACAACACCTACAG GACGGAGAAGGAAGAAGTTATTGCTACAATCAGTGTTGGTTATGGAGACGGATTTTCAAGAGGTTTTTCAAACAATGGCTATgtaaaaattcaagatggccaccactaCCCAGTCGTTGGTGTCGTTTCGATGGACGCAATAACAGTGCGAACTGATAGTTTAGACGATGTGAATAAAACCTTTTATCTGATGTCAGacgattttgatgcaaataCGTCAATTTTTGCTCGGGCAAGGCAGCTTGGAACAGTAACTTAcaatattttgacagatttAAGTGTGAGAATACCAAGGGTATATTTCAGGGATGGGAAATTGCACAGCATTGTCAAAGATATCACAGATATGTATTGA
- the LOC135495892 gene encoding alanine racemase-like isoform X2, with protein MNETSLLQDESESGGDVFAHVGRCTYLRINLDAITRNVEYIRARCAQHTGIIAVIKTAAYGHGSQVVGKHLRAIGVERLAVATAGEGALLRKANIAGPIHVFGNAHPIEAKDLLTHDLIPTVSSRDFIKQWSKLLKKESCRCRRNSVRDSDKGTGIIENGLGHVFDVCCHGKVAIKVDTGMSRNGIKPKDLDDFVELCDEEGVEVDSIFTHFSKSANDHSWTHEQLEKFLKVAAPYRSRGVKLHVANSGAVLNGYGTDLDFVRPGLALYGLMSSHDLKNVDGPTDLEVQGGDIGLQPALAWLAKPTLVKTLMPGRIIGYNNTYRTEKEEVIATISVGYGDGFSRGFSNNGYVKIQDGHHYPVVGVVSMDAITVRTDSLDDVNKTFYLMSDDFDANTSIFARARQLGTVTYNILTDLSVRIPRVYFRDGKLHSIVKDITDMY; from the exons ATGAATGAAACCTCTTTACTCCAAGATGAATCTGAATCGGGCGGTGACGTATTCGCCCATGTTGGTCGCTGTACGTACCTCAGGATAAACCTTGATGCCATCACCCGCAATGTGGAATACATCAGAGCAAGATGCGCGCAACATACGG GCATCATTGCAGTCATAAAGACAGCTGCCTATGGTCATGGCAGTCAAGTCGTCGGGAAGCACCTTAGAGCCATCGGTGTTGAGAGACTGGCAGTTGCCACAGCTGGAGAAGGGGCTCTCCTCAGAAAAGCAAACATAGCGGgaccaatacatgtatttg GTAATGCACATCCAATCGAAGCCAAAGACCTCTTGACGCATGATCTGATACCAACTGTGAGTTCAAGAGATTTCATCAAACAGTGGAGTAAACTGTTGAAGAAGGAGAGCTGCAGGTGTAGAAGAAATTCTGTTAGGGACAGTGACAAAGGAACAGGCATAATAGAAAATGGCCTGggacatgttttt GATGTGTGTTGCCATGGCAAGGTGGCCATCAAGGTCGACACTGGAATGTCAAGAAACGGCATCAAACCGAAGGACTTGGATGATTTTGTAGAG CTGTGTGACGAGGAGGGTGTGGAAGTGGACAGCATCTTCACTCATTTCTCAAAATCTGCCAATGATCATAGTTGGACACACGAGCAGCTGGAGAAGTTCTTGAAAGTGGCGGCACCATACAG GTCTAGAGGGGTTAAACTACACGTTGCCAACTCCGGTGCCGTTCTGAATGGTTATGGAACGGACCTGGACTTCGTGAGACCCGGCCTCGCCCTTTATGGTCTGATGTCAAGCCATGATTTGAAAA aTGTGGATGGACCAACAGACCTTGAAGTTCAAGGTGGTGACATTGGCCTTCAACCAGCCTTAGCCTGGTTAGCCAAACCAACATTGGTGAAAACGCTAATGCCTGGCAGAATCATCGGCTACAACAACACCTACAG GACGGAGAAGGAAGAAGTTATTGCTACAATCAGTGTTGGTTATGGAGACGGATTTTCAAGAGGTTTTTCAAACAATGGCTATgtaaaaattcaagatggccaccactaCCCAGTCGTTGGTGTCGTTTCGATGGACGCAATAACAGTGCGAACTGATAGTTTAGACGATGTGAATAAAACCTTTTATCTGATGTCAGacgattttgatgcaaataCGTCAATTTTTGCTCGGGCAAGGCAGCTTGGAACAGTAACTTAcaatattttgacagatttAAGTGTGAGAATACCAAGGGTATATTTCAGGGATGGGAAATTGCACAGCATTGTCAAAGATATCACAGATATGTATTGA
- the LOC135495908 gene encoding alanine racemase-like isoform X1, with protein MLESSHLESKMNETSLLQDESDSEADVFAKVGRCTYLSINLDAITRNVEYIRARCAQHTGIIGVIKTAAYGHGSQVVGKHLRAIGVERLAVGTAGEGSLLRKANIAGPIHVFGNAHPIEAKDLLTHDLIPTVSSRDFIKQWSKLLKKENCRCRRNSVRVSDKGTGIIENGLGHVFDVCCHGKVAINIDTGMSRHGIKPKDLDGFVKLCDEEGVEVDSIFTHFSKSANDHSWTHEQLEKFLKVAAPYRSRGVKLHVANSGAVLNGYGTDLDFVRPGLALYGLISSHDLKNEDEPADICDIGLQPALAWLAKPTLVKTLMPGSIIGYNNTYRTEKEEVIATISVGFGDGFSRGFSNNGYVKIQDGHHYPVVGVVSMDAITVRTDSLDDVNKTFYVISDDFDANTSIFARARQLGTITSNIVTDLSVRIPRVYFRDGKLHSIVKDITDMY; from the exons ATGCTAGAGTCCTCCCACCTTG AATCAAAGATGAATGAAACCTCTTTACTCCAAGATGAATCCGACTCGGAAGCTGATGTCTTCGCCAAGGTTGGTCGCTGTACGTACCTCAGCATAAACCTTGATGCCATCACCCGCAATGTGGAATACATCAGAGCAAGATGCGCGCAACATACGG GCATCATTGGAGTCATAAAGACAGCTGCCTATGGTCATGGCAGTCAAGTCGTCGGGAAGCACCTTAGAGCCATCGGTGTTGAGAGACTAGCAGTTGGCACAGCTGGAGAAGGGTCGCTCCTCAGAAAAGCAAACATAGCGGgaccaatacatgtatttg GTAATGCACATCCAATCGAAGCCAAAGATCTCTTGACGCATGATCTGATACCAACTGTGAGTTCAAGAGATTTCATCAAACAGTGGAGTAAACTGTTGAAGAAGGAGAACTGTAGGTGCAGAAGAAATTCTGTTAGGGTCAGTGACAAAGGAACAGGCATAATAGAAAATGGCCTGggacatgttttt gaTGTGTGTTGCCATGGCAAGGTGGCCATCAATATCGACACTGGAATGTCAAGACACGGCATCAAACCGAAGGACTTGGATGGTTTTGTAAAA CTGTGTGACGAGGAGGGTGTGGAAGTGGACAGCATTTTCACTCATTTCTCAAAATCTGCCAATGATCACAGTTGGACACACGAGCAGCTGGAGAAGTTCTTGAAAGTGGCGGCACCATACAG GTCTAGAGGGGTTAAACTACACGTTGCCAACTCCGGTGCCGTTTTGAATGGTTATGGAACGGACCTGGACTTCGTGAGACCCGGCCTCGCCCTTTATGGTCTGATTTCAAGCCATGATTTGAAAA aTGAGGATGAACCAGCAGACATTTGTGACATTGGCCTTCAACCAGCCTTAGCCTGGTTAGCCAAACCAACATTGGTGAAAACGCTAATGCCTGGCAGTATCATCGGCTACAACAACACCTACAG GACCGAGAAGGAAGAAGTCATCGCTACAATCAGTGTTGGTTTTGGAGACGGATTTTCAAGAGGTTTTTCAAACAATGGCTATgtaaaaattcaagatggccaccactaCCCAGTCGTTGGTGTCGTTTCGATGGACGCAATAACAGTGCGAACTGATAGTTTAGATGATGTGAATAAAACCTTTTATGTGATATCAGacgattttgatgcaaataCGTCAATTTTTGCTCGGGCAAGGCAGCTTGGAACAATAACTTCCAATATTGTGACAGATTTAAGTGTGAGAATACCAAGGGTATATTTCAGGGATGGTAAATTGCACAGCATTGTCAAAGATATCACAGATATGTATTGA
- the LOC135495908 gene encoding alanine racemase-like isoform X2 has translation MLESSHLESKMNETSLLQDESDSEADVFAKVGRCIIGVIKTAAYGHGSQVVGKHLRAIGVERLAVGTAGEGSLLRKANIAGPIHVFGNAHPIEAKDLLTHDLIPTVSSRDFIKQWSKLLKKENCRCRRNSVRVSDKGTGIIENGLGHVFDVCCHGKVAINIDTGMSRHGIKPKDLDGFVKLCDEEGVEVDSIFTHFSKSANDHSWTHEQLEKFLKVAAPYRSRGVKLHVANSGAVLNGYGTDLDFVRPGLALYGLISSHDLKNEDEPADICDIGLQPALAWLAKPTLVKTLMPGSIIGYNNTYRTEKEEVIATISVGFGDGFSRGFSNNGYVKIQDGHHYPVVGVVSMDAITVRTDSLDDVNKTFYVISDDFDANTSIFARARQLGTITSNIVTDLSVRIPRVYFRDGKLHSIVKDITDMY, from the exons ATGCTAGAGTCCTCCCACCTTG AATCAAAGATGAATGAAACCTCTTTACTCCAAGATGAATCCGACTCGGAAGCTGATGTCTTCGCCAAGGTTGGTCGCT GCATCATTGGAGTCATAAAGACAGCTGCCTATGGTCATGGCAGTCAAGTCGTCGGGAAGCACCTTAGAGCCATCGGTGTTGAGAGACTAGCAGTTGGCACAGCTGGAGAAGGGTCGCTCCTCAGAAAAGCAAACATAGCGGgaccaatacatgtatttg GTAATGCACATCCAATCGAAGCCAAAGATCTCTTGACGCATGATCTGATACCAACTGTGAGTTCAAGAGATTTCATCAAACAGTGGAGTAAACTGTTGAAGAAGGAGAACTGTAGGTGCAGAAGAAATTCTGTTAGGGTCAGTGACAAAGGAACAGGCATAATAGAAAATGGCCTGggacatgttttt gaTGTGTGTTGCCATGGCAAGGTGGCCATCAATATCGACACTGGAATGTCAAGACACGGCATCAAACCGAAGGACTTGGATGGTTTTGTAAAA CTGTGTGACGAGGAGGGTGTGGAAGTGGACAGCATTTTCACTCATTTCTCAAAATCTGCCAATGATCACAGTTGGACACACGAGCAGCTGGAGAAGTTCTTGAAAGTGGCGGCACCATACAG GTCTAGAGGGGTTAAACTACACGTTGCCAACTCCGGTGCCGTTTTGAATGGTTATGGAACGGACCTGGACTTCGTGAGACCCGGCCTCGCCCTTTATGGTCTGATTTCAAGCCATGATTTGAAAA aTGAGGATGAACCAGCAGACATTTGTGACATTGGCCTTCAACCAGCCTTAGCCTGGTTAGCCAAACCAACATTGGTGAAAACGCTAATGCCTGGCAGTATCATCGGCTACAACAACACCTACAG GACCGAGAAGGAAGAAGTCATCGCTACAATCAGTGTTGGTTTTGGAGACGGATTTTCAAGAGGTTTTTCAAACAATGGCTATgtaaaaattcaagatggccaccactaCCCAGTCGTTGGTGTCGTTTCGATGGACGCAATAACAGTGCGAACTGATAGTTTAGATGATGTGAATAAAACCTTTTATGTGATATCAGacgattttgatgcaaataCGTCAATTTTTGCTCGGGCAAGGCAGCTTGGAACAATAACTTCCAATATTGTGACAGATTTAAGTGTGAGAATACCAAGGGTATATTTCAGGGATGGTAAATTGCACAGCATTGTCAAAGATATCACAGATATGTATTGA